The following proteins come from a genomic window of Aquimarina sp. MAR_2010_214:
- a CDS encoding MauE/DoxX family redox-associated membrane protein, which yields MKVAIYIIRFLLALMFIYAGIEKLFLPYDPSIFRANAVGSDPLFFEFYDFLQNSGYLYFVGFFQLLCGVLLVFKRTYILAAIMLVPLILCLLMTHVYFSKNTFYILFDSSMFLLNTILIMGRYKEWYPILFQKNKTLI from the coding sequence ATGAAAGTAGCAATCTATATCATTCGATTTTTATTAGCTCTAATGTTTATTTATGCGGGTATCGAAAAATTGTTCCTGCCCTATGATCCTTCGATATTTAGAGCAAATGCAGTGGGTAGTGATCCGCTGTTTTTTGAATTTTATGATTTCTTGCAGAATAGTGGATATCTCTATTTTGTAGGCTTTTTTCAATTGCTGTGTGGTGTTTTATTAGTTTTCAAAAGAACCTATATTTTGGCAGCCATAATGCTTGTGCCTTTGATACTTTGCTTGTTGATGACCCATGTGTATTTTTCTAAAAACACCTTCTATATCCTTTTTGACTCCAGTATGTTTTTGTTGAATACAATACTGATTATGGGTAGGTACAAAGAATGGTATCCTATCCTTTTCCAAAAAAATAAAACTCTCATCTAA
- a CDS encoding class I SAM-dependent methyltransferase — protein MNNSVNIFEGDRAINYDEFVQCWIPNYDYFISTLPQMLKSVCEKEILVAGCGTGNEILAFAQAKEDWSITGVDPSPEMVSIAKKKLHHYKNIKLIKGEVTQLPTNELFGAATLLLVLHFIKDDGSKLQLLKEIAQRLRPGSPFVLMSIFGNKTELKKNLEILKQLLSPFLNKEDIDERIDRITNTLYHDTEERLIKLLIDTGFEKPVRFFQTSIYGAWITKKV, from the coding sequence ATGAACAATAGTGTAAACATATTTGAAGGCGACCGTGCTATCAATTACGATGAATTTGTTCAATGTTGGATTCCCAATTATGATTACTTCATATCGACACTGCCACAAATGTTAAAAAGTGTTTGTGAAAAGGAAATTTTGGTTGCCGGTTGTGGTACGGGAAATGAAATTCTAGCTTTCGCCCAAGCCAAGGAAGACTGGTCAATAACAGGTGTAGACCCCTCACCCGAAATGGTTAGCATAGCTAAAAAGAAACTGCATCACTATAAAAACATCAAACTTATCAAAGGAGAAGTAACACAGTTACCCACAAACGAACTTTTTGGTGCGGCAACTTTGCTACTTGTTTTACATTTTATAAAAGATGACGGTAGTAAGCTACAATTGTTAAAAGAAATAGCACAAAGACTACGACCTGGATCCCCCTTTGTCCTAATGAGCATTTTTGGCAATAAAACAGAGCTTAAAAAGAACTTGGAAATTTTGAAACAATTACTATCTCCTTTTCTGAATAAAGAGGACATAGACGAACGAATAGATAGAATTACCAATACCCTGTATCACGATACAGAGGAGCGACTTATCAAATTGTTGATCGATACTGGTTTTGAAAAACCTGTACGCTTTTTTCAAACGTCTATATACGGTGCTTGGATAACCAAAAAAGTATAA
- a CDS encoding TonB-dependent receptor: protein MNLNKTIKKINLCITLIICVLSSYAQKTISGNVTDETGNLIESADIIILGTVKGVSTNAKGEYRITNLSNKSYFIKANYLGFASQTTKIDLEEDNTILNFVLKKSTNELEEVIISGANNRLENIQTTAASISAISSKEIAQLQISQISELNSISPNFRAYDDGANGAFTMISSRGITTYDNKPVVGVYIDDIPYFNGYSFPIALQDIDNIELLRGPQGTLYGRNSLAGVVRITTKKPTNTINGYIKAGYGNLEAKELALTFNAPLVEDKLFFRASTNIIDRNGFINNSFNNKELQNRKNIDANFKLKYLATDRLRLGFLYNVQRKESDAYAFLISSSQNALQDLLKDPYKVNFDVDVFRKTVNQNIAFNIKYDFSGFNINSISAYQTTVEDGADDYDYTPLDIQSSSGLSKVKNFSQEFRFVSNGDSNLKWVGGLLLYHNMFQLDRNLNTGNDIGQINPTLEPLAPFTRLDDSKNTQKGIAVYGQASYDIIDKLILTGGVRFDYEESSLDIKRTFNTSAFLPGSFEKTAEFNAFSPKLSLSYTANDDVFVFASIAKGFRPGGINEFVLDKQKATFDNESSINYEIGVKTNFWDNRIKLNLTGFYTSYTDQQIYTIVDLSAFAFGNDNIGESRIFGAELEAKASLAKGLTLGLNLGYLNAEIKKYEETVINPQDGSTTLVDRSGKSLPVSPEINGNITLNYIQPITKKIDFETSLDYNYQDDIYFDIPNQMLQKAYGLLNGKVGITSKNIDVFVWAKNLTDEAYFSYGYGVGGFQASTFALPRTYGTTLTFKF, encoded by the coding sequence ATGAATCTAAATAAAACAATTAAAAAAATTAATCTCTGTATTACTCTAATTATATGTGTATTAAGTTCTTATGCTCAGAAAACTATCAGCGGAAATGTAACGGATGAAACAGGAAATCTAATTGAAAGTGCCGATATTATCATTTTAGGTACAGTAAAAGGAGTTTCTACTAATGCAAAAGGAGAGTATAGGATTACCAATTTATCCAATAAGTCATATTTTATAAAAGCCAACTATTTAGGATTTGCATCACAAACAACAAAGATTGACCTAGAAGAAGATAATACTATACTAAATTTTGTGTTGAAAAAATCTACTAATGAGCTGGAAGAAGTTATTATTTCAGGTGCAAACAACCGTCTAGAGAATATACAAACAACAGCCGCTTCTATATCGGCAATTAGTTCTAAAGAAATAGCTCAATTGCAAATCAGTCAAATAAGCGAGTTAAATAGCATTTCTCCAAATTTTAGGGCTTATGACGATGGAGCAAATGGTGCTTTTACAATGATTAGCAGTAGAGGTATTACTACTTATGATAATAAACCAGTTGTTGGAGTATATATAGATGATATCCCGTATTTTAATGGATATTCATTTCCTATAGCACTACAGGATATCGATAATATTGAGTTACTAAGAGGTCCTCAAGGTACGCTTTACGGAAGAAACTCTTTAGCAGGTGTAGTCAGAATAACAACAAAAAAACCTACCAATACAATAAATGGCTACATAAAAGCAGGCTATGGTAATCTAGAGGCAAAAGAACTAGCTCTAACATTTAATGCACCTCTAGTAGAAGACAAATTATTCTTTAGAGCAAGTACTAATATAATTGACAGGAATGGTTTCATAAATAATAGTTTTAACAATAAAGAACTACAAAACAGAAAAAATATTGATGCAAACTTTAAATTAAAATATTTGGCAACAGATAGGTTAAGATTAGGTTTCCTATATAATGTACAACGCAAAGAATCTGATGCCTATGCGTTTTTGATTTCTTCTTCACAAAATGCATTACAAGATCTTTTAAAAGATCCATACAAAGTTAATTTTGATGTGGATGTATTTAGAAAGACCGTAAATCAAAACATTGCCTTTAATATTAAGTATGACTTCTCAGGCTTTAATATAAACTCAATTTCGGCCTATCAAACTACAGTAGAAGATGGTGCAGATGATTATGACTATACTCCTCTTGATATTCAGTCTTCATCTGGACTTTCGAAGGTCAAGAACTTTTCACAAGAATTTAGATTCGTCTCTAACGGTGATTCTAACCTAAAATGGGTAGGAGGGCTGCTTTTATATCATAATATGTTTCAGCTTGACAGAAATCTAAACACAGGAAACGATATTGGGCAAATTAATCCAACTTTAGAACCATTGGCACCATTTACACGTTTAGATGATTCTAAAAATACTCAAAAAGGAATTGCAGTTTATGGGCAAGCATCGTATGATATTATTGATAAATTAATACTTACTGGAGGGGTGCGGTTTGATTATGAAGAAAGTAGTCTTGATATTAAAAGAACATTTAACACATCTGCTTTTCTACCGGGCAGTTTTGAAAAAACTGCAGAATTCAATGCGTTTTCACCCAAGTTGTCATTAAGCTATACTGCCAATGATGATGTATTTGTATTTGCTAGTATTGCAAAGGGATTTAGACCTGGAGGGATCAACGAATTTGTACTCGATAAACAAAAAGCGACCTTTGACAATGAAAGTAGTATAAATTATGAGATAGGTGTAAAAACTAATTTTTGGGATAATAGAATAAAGTTAAACCTTACGGGCTTCTATACATCCTATACAGACCAACAAATCTATACTATAGTTGATCTGTCTGCCTTTGCATTTGGTAATGATAATATTGGTGAATCAAGAATTTTTGGAGCAGAACTGGAAGCTAAAGCTTCTCTTGCCAAAGGTTTAACTCTCGGACTAAATTTAGGGTACTTAAACGCTGAAATCAAAAAATATGAGGAAACAGTGATAAATCCTCAAGATGGTTCAACAACTCTGGTTGATCGGTCAGGAAAATCACTGCCTGTTTCCCCTGAAATTAATGGAAATATCACCCTAAACTATATTCAGCCTATCACTAAAAAGATAGACTTTGAAACAAGTCTGGACTATAATTACCAAGATGACATTTATTTTGACATTCCTAATCAAATGCTTCAAAAGGCTTATGGCTTGCTTAACGGTAAAGTAGGAATAACTTCGAAAAATATAGATGTGTTTGTGTGGGCTAAAAACTTAACCGATGAAGCTTATTTCAGCTATGGTTATGGTGTTGGTGGGTTTCAAGCATCGACTTTTGCATTGCCTAGAACCTATGGCACTACATTGACCTTTAAATTTTAA